The genomic region TTAACCCCCGCAAGGTGAAGAAACGCAGTCAAGCTTGGCCCACCAAACGCGACTGCGACCGCAATCCGCCTCCGCCCAATGGCATCTTCGCCGACCAGGTGGAAATGTCGATTTAGCGGTATTGGCCGTAAGGCACCGGGTCGTGCATGGGACCCGGCCGCTTACGCGTCGCGGCTCAATAGACCGACGAAAGTCTTGACGACTTCCGCTACGCCGAACCGCCTGTAGCGGAACTTGTCAAAAGTTTCGTCCCCCCTCCCCCTTCCATCCGCGCAACGTCTTCTAACCCTACTCAACGAAAGCCTCAACAGATCGTTGATTATTTGAGCCGTGGACCGTATGGCACCGGGTATCGCGGAGACCCGGCCGCTGACGCGTCACGGCTCAGGAGACCGACGAAAGTCTTGACGACTTCCGCTACGCCGAACCGCCTGTAGCGGAACTCGTCAAAAGTTTCGTCCCCCCTCTCCCTTCCATCCGCGCAACGTCTTCTAACCATACTCAACGAAAGCCGCAACGGATCGTTGACTATTTGAGCCGTGGGCCGTCAGGCACCGGGGCCTGTGTGGGACCCGGCCGCTTACGCGTTACGGCTCAGTAGACCAACAACCCGTCAAGATTTTCGTTCCACGGCTAATGCGAATCACCACCTTCTGGCGAAACTATCTAACGGAAAATGCCGTTACGACCATTGATGTTCATGCAACACTTTGCCGTCGAGGTCCACGATACGGATCATTAGCGATTTCTGGTTGCCGTCGTCACTCGCATCGATGATCGTCAATGTGGCTTGATCCGGTTTGGGACCACCACCGACGAACTGCAGGATCGGCATCTCCTTGCTCGCCGCGTCAAGCCGGTCGCGATGCATGTGCCCCGATACAATCGCTTGACAATTGGCTTGTTTCAGCATGGGCAGCCATAGCTTGGCCCCAAAACCGCTGTAGCTTGCGTAACCATCGAGCGTCGTGCCGTCATTTTGTCCGTCGGTTCCTCGCAGCGGGATATGGCAGGCGACGACCTTGTAGCGGGCATCGGCGATCTCAGGTCGCTTGAGCGTTTGAGCCAACCAAGTCGCTTGTTTTTCTCGGTAGGGTTCGTAGGCTGCGGTGCCTGCGAATACGGGATGGTGATCCGGTTTGTCTTCTCCGGTGTCAAGTGTGATCAACGCCAGAGGCCCGAACCGTAGAGCTTGATTGTAGGGTAGTTCCGATGACTCGGGAGCCGCAGCAAAACTGTCGATGACTTCACGAGCTCGTTGACCTCGCACGTCATGGTTTCCATTGCTAAACAGTATCGGACGAGTGCTCGCCCAAGATCGCTGTGGATCTTGGGCGGGATTCAGCAAGATCTGTTCAGGAGAATCGGAGGCGTCGAAATCGTTGCAGCTGTCGCCATTCCAAATCAGCAAATCGGGATCGAGTTTATCAATCTCACGGTGAAGCGCATGGATTGTTTCCAAGTTTTCGTGCGTGTCATTGATACTGACGATGCGAACCCGCGGAGCCGATGCACTCGTCAATTGCAATGGATAGGTCGCGGTGGATTGAGGTTCGCCACGCTCGAGCACGTACGCGTTGGCATAGCGAAGCGGTTGAACTTTCACGCGGTAAAAGATCGGCCGATCGGTTGGCAGGGCTTCCGGGTGATGGACGCGAACATGCAGGACACGATCATCGGCGTGAATCAATCCATACTGGCTCGCCACCGCCGTGAACGGCAAGTCATCTTTGCTGAAGCCATACTCAACCCATGCCGTCGCCAACTGGTTCACAGCAACGCTAACGCCAAACCCATTGCTGCGAGGATTTTGCACGACCGGAGGGCTGGCGATTAGTTCGCTGGCACTGGTGTGGCCCGTTGGCAACTCCGCGCCATCAGCCTGGGCATCTAGGTGAACCGAGGAAATGGCGACCGCAGAAACAGGCACGGTGCCGAGAAACTGACGACGATTGAACATGTTTGGACTCGAAAGGAGGGAATGCTAGGCAGGTGTCATCGGGCGGGATAGCCGTTTTAACCCATTGGGGCGCGTCGTTCCGACTTCTCTGGTAGTTAGCTTCGCTAGATGGTGGTGACATGCACTTGCGCGGCCATCATCCACGCTCTGGCGAGCGTAGCCACAACTCGCAAAGCCGTTGTTCGGTGCAGCCAATATAACCCAAAACCACAGCACCATGGCGGCACAAGTCGTCGAGCTTGACGATCGCGGTAACGATGTGATGCAAGGTTAAACTTATCTTACAATGGACCCAACCTTACTCGAGATGATTCGGGAAGGGGCGGTGTTTTCAAATCACTCGATTCACGTGGATGATCAATGACTCGTTGGCCCGGTATTTCGCAATTCAAACTCGACAACCAAGTCGCCATCGTCACCGGCGGATCTAAGGGACTCGGGGAGGCGATGGCGGCGGGGCTGGCGTCCGCCGGAGCGAACCTGCTGCTCGTCAGTCGCAACGATAAGGAAGCCCAAGATGCAGCGGCAGCGATCGCAGCGGAGTATCCCATCAAAGCGATTGGATTGGCCGCGGATGTTTCGGATGAAGACCAAGTTAAAGCGTTGACACAGCGCTGCGTCGACGAATTTGGTCGCATTGACATCCTCGTCAACAACGCGGCAATCAATATCCGAGGTTCGATCGAGGAGTTAACGCTGGAAGAGTTTCGCGAAGTCCAAAGCATCAACGTCGATGCCATGTGGTTGTGCTGTAAACATGTTTCGGCGGTGATGAAGCAGGTGCAGTATGGCCGGATCATCAATATGGCCAGCACGCTGGGGGTGGTAGGTTTGGCCAACCGAACGCCCTACGCAACCAGCAAAGGGGCGGTGGTCCAAATGACGCGGGCGCTCGGTTTGGAGTTTGCGAAGGACAAGATCACCGTGAACGCAATCTGTCCCGGGCCGTTTCTGACGCCGATGAATGTACCGATCGCCGAGACCGAAGAGGCCAAACAATTTATCGTCGGCGCGACGGCACTGCAGCGCTGGGGAGAGTTAAGCGAGATTCAGGGTGCCGCGTTGTTTCTCGCCAGTCCCGCGTCCAGCTACGTCACCGGTAGCCTATTGACGGTCGACGGAGGTTGGACCGCAAGATGATCCTGTGGGGACCACTCAAGAACGCACGTCGCCTGATGCCCGCACTCGCTCACGCATCTCTGTCGACAGAAATATTTACGCGACAGAAAAATGACGAAGCACCAAAACCGGTAAACAATCTTTCTGTCGCACCAATCTTTCTGTCTTCCCTTGACCGTACACACAATCGCAAGGAACGTTCGACGTGGAGCCGGGGCAACGTTTCAGCGGCTGTTACCGTTGTGGGTTGCGAAACGAGATGTCTCGGCCACTGAAGAACGGATCGACAAGATCAGGACGCAGCGGTTGCTGAAGCGATTGGTCCCCTCGGCCTGATTGCTCGTTGTCCGAAGCGGAACCGCGACGTTGTCCACTGTCGGACCGTTGGCCCGAGTCGGAGCCCGAGCCGGAGCGTTGAGATTTGTCACGATGGTCTGACCCCGTGTCGCCGTCATCATCGCTGAGCGAGAAATCAATATTCTCCAAATGGACGTCCCCGGTTGTTATCGCAACCTCCTCCACCGCGATCGTCGAGACAATGTCGTCGGTTTGCGAAACCAGATAGATTTCGTATTCGCCCGTCCGTAGACCATCTTGAACATCGAAGCGGTAGTTGCCCTCGGAATCGGTTGTCGTTTCAGCAACGATTTCCCCTTCACTGCCCAACTGGATCACCTGTCCCGAGACCCCTTCGGTTGTACCACCCTCCTTGGACTTGTCGTTCCCCTTGGACTTGGTTCGGCCATCGCGATTGTTTTGCTGGACGGTTTCCTCTGTGGTGACTGTGCCTGAAATCGAAGCGCTAAAGAGGAACACATCCTCTTGCAGATCGGTGAGTTCCGTATTGCGCTCGATGATGTCGGACAGCGTCGTACTTTCGATTTCAGCCAACGCGGATCCAGAGAACGTGTTCTCGTACCAAAACCGATCGGCGTCGCGAAGTCGCTCGAATTGGTCCGTGATGATGGTTTGGAACGTTTCGCCGACACTGGCGCCGTCGACATGGTCTTCGGCCAATCCGCCCACCCACAGGTCGATATCATCGACCGTGCCGTAAAGTTGCTCCAGTTTGGCTTGTAGATCCGGGTCCGACGTGATGTCGGCAAAGCTTTCGACGGGATCCAATCCGTAAGCGACCCGCGTCGAGTTGTAGTCCGACAATCCATGGTCCCTGCCCCGCTGGATGTTCAAACTCACCAAGTCGAACCCGCCCGATCCGGGAGGACCAAACAAGAAATTGCGGACGCTGTCGACGACCTGAATATCCAATTCCGAAGATGGGTCGGCCGTCAAATACTTGATGATGGAATCGATTCCATTTTCCGAGACCGCTTCGGGGTTTGAAAACGCCTGGCTCAGCGGGATCTCTTCTGCGATTGCGTTTCCCTCGTTGTCCAAAAACTCGACATCATCGCCAAGCAAGCTATGTCCGAATCGGAACGCGGCGGTCGAGAACTCGTTGGCAATGGTGGGATCAACCGATGAATCGTAGCCATCGTATTCGCTGAGCGCGTCTTCGCCTAAGACCGCCGGAAGCCATTCGTTGTAGGTGATTGCTTGCAGTTCAGCGACCACAATCGCACGCGCTTGCTGATAGATTTCTTCGTCGGTCAGCGTTGGATCGGTAGCTGCAATTTCGTCGGCGAGTCGATTGTGCTCTCGCACGAACAACGTTTGCAGCGCGGTCAGTTCGATGTTCTCGTTTGCGCGTACGTCTCCTGCGGCAAACAATTCGTCGTCAGGAACAATTCCTGCATCATTGTCCATCGGAAGCGTTCCGTCGGGAAACGTTTCGTCGTTGTTGTACGGCAACAAATCGCCTTCGCTCGTCTTCAAATGGCCGCCTGAAAGCGTGCTCAACGCCATCGCGGTTGCATCGTCGGATCCATAAATCACCGAACCGTCGATCCAAGTGGTGATGGCGTTGATCTGTTCGCGAGCGGAATCGGTTCCGGTTTCGGGATCGTAAGCCGACCGGGTCAGCGAAATCGTCTGGGTTCCCGTTGCGAAGGGATCAAAGTATTCGTCGCCCGTAGGGACTTCGATGTCAAACGACTCTTCACCCGTAGGCGTACGTGAGATGTCGTGGTCGATGAATTGGCCCCACGCATAGACGAATGCGGACAAGTCGCGATCGTTGATCAGGCTTTCATCGGTCGCCAGCACATTGCTGATCTCTCGTGCGCTGGGGCGATCTTCACCGGCAGGCTCCGAGATTCCGTCAGCATAGTCGCTGTCCGCGATGCGAGTGAGTTGAGTACCCGCCGTGCCGAGTTCGGGGTTTTCGAGATTGTTGCCCGACCCGTCGATGGACCGATATTCGGTCGGCAGCCCCTCTAGTGAAGTATCGGTTGGAAGATCACTGGGCGCGTCATCCCTCTCGTCTGACGGAACGTCAACGTCATCATAGGACTCTGGAATCTCATGGCGATCGTGTTTGTGCAATCCGCCGCTGTCGGATCGCCGGTGCATATGGTTGGCATTAGCCAGTGATTCGACCGCCGGTGCCACCTCCTCTTGGTGCAAATCTTCAACCATGACGTCGTTGTTGAAGAGATTGGCGGCCAACAGCTGTCGAGCCTCCAAGGACTCTGTCTTCAGACATCGCCGAGTGTTTTTGCGTTTATGCCCCTTCTTCTTTGCTGTAGAGGCTTTGCGGTTGGCGGCGTGACGAGGCTCGGCCCATCGTCCAAAGAAGTTTTCCATGTATGCACCTGATGCAGAGAAGTGGGGGGAGAAGCAACGCCGATAGCCGCTCTGTTTGACCGCCACCGACGTATCCACTTGTGAAGGACGACTTCCCGCCGAGGCTGTCACAGTCTCTAAAAAAAGGTGTCCACTGAGGAAAAATTTCCAGGTGGCTCCAATTCACCTAATCGCCCCTGCAATGGCGACGAGAACCGCCAACAGAGTCGGCGACGGTATTCATCGGTGTTTGTTTCGTCGGGCGCGCACGACGATCGCCAGCGGTATAAAATGAACTTCGCCTGAACGACCGACTCGTGATCCTTCGGGCATCGATGGAGCTGGCCCACCGCCCACCTTGTCAGCTCTTCGTCCTCGCCACTGGATGTAAAACTTCACACCTTCCCATATCCAACCTCGCTAGCCCACGGAATTGCGTGCCGAGGTAAATTGTTTTCCCACCCCAAGCTCGCGGAAGAATGTTGATGATCGTGCTGTTGCCGCTATTGTTCGCTTGTGCGTTTGCATCCCCAGCGACGCCAACCCTTTCAGAGCTGAATGAATTGTTGGACTCGCTACGCGCGACGCATGCACCTGATAGTCGAATTGAACTTTGGGATGTCCAGGTTCATGCCTCACAAAGGGGCCTACGGGTGCAGGGAAACCTGTTGAGTCAAGAAACGTTTGACGCGGTCTCGCAATCGCTTCAGCGGCAGTATCCCGAGGTGGTCAACCAATTGGTGTTACTTCCTGAAAAGGAGACAGGTTCAATCGTCAATGCTCTGGTGAATAATTCAGTGATTCATTTGCGTCGTGAACCCAGCAGCACCAAGGAACTTGTGACTCAGGCCCTGTTGGGCACCCCCGTGCGGATCCTGAAGTCAGAGCGTGGCAAGAGTCTGATCCAAGTTCCCGACGGATACATCGGCTGGGTGAATAACGCCGAAGTGCAGCGTGTCAATCAACAAGAACTGACGGCATATAGAGACTCCGAAAAAGTTATTTACACGGTCCAGTCGGGACGATCCTACAGTGCCCCAAATGTCGAGTCGTTGCCGGTCAGCGACCTCGTGATGGGGAACATCGTCCGCAAAGTCTCGGAGCAGGCTGGATTCACTCAGGTCCTGTATCCCGATGGACGTCGAGGATGGGTGGAGAGTCGCGAGCTGATTTCGGCGGAGGCGATTTTTCATCAAACGACCGTGCAGGATAGTCTTGTTCGGACCGCTCTAAAGTTTCATGGGATTCCTTATCTATGGGGAGGCACGTCGTCCAAGAACATTGATTGCAGTGGACTGATATGCAATGTCTATTTCATGAACGGCATGCTGTTGCCACGCGACGCAAACATGCAGGCCATGGTCGGCCGGGAACTGACTACCGACTTTGTTTCGGACGCTCTGGAGCCCGGGGATTTGCTGTTCTTTGGCAGAAAAGCATCGGCAGCAGCTAAAGAGAAGGTAACCCATGTGGCCATGTACATCGGCGGAGGCGAATACATTCACTCCGCCGGTTACCGGGAACGAGTCAGTATCAACAGCATGGACAGCACCCAACCCAATTTCATCGAGAGCTACCCCGCGATATTTGTGAAAGCGGTTAGGATTGTGGGCGAGCCGTTTGAAGGTTTCCAGTCCACTGCAGAGAATGCCTTTTACAACGAAATCATCAGGAGCAGAGAATGAAGAGCGGACGACGAGCCTTTCTGAGCGGAATGGGAGTGACCTCGCTGGCGACTGTACTGCCACAGACCAAGTGCACGGCGCAGGAAAATCCTGCATCGCTCGCGGCGGCGCCGGCATCGATTGGCAACGGGAAAATGAAGCTAAGCTTTAGGCCCTACGAGTTGCAGCTAGAGCACACCTTTACCGTCGCTGGAAACTCTCGGAAAACAACGCCCGTAGTGCTTGCCGAGATCCAGTACGAGGGATTGACGGGGTATGGCGAAGCATCCATGCCTCCCTACCTGGGCGAATCGCAGCAGTCGGTGATGCAATTCCTCAGCAAGGTGAAGTTGGAGCAGTTCAAGGACCCTTTTCTGTTGGACGATATTCTCGCCTATGTCGACTCGCTGGAAGCAGGCAACCGAGCGGCAAAAGCCTGTGTCGATATTGCCCTGCATGACCTGCTAGGCAAGTTGGTCGGTAAGCCACTGCATAAGCTCTGGGGGATCAATCCAGCAAACACCCCCATGACCTCGTTCACCATCGGGATCGACACTCCTGAAATGGTGAAGATGAAGACGAAGGAGGCTGCCCGGTTCAAGGTGTTGAAAGTCAAACTAGGCGGAGGGAATGACCGGGAGATGATCGAAGCCGTGCGTTCGGTGACGGACGTGCCCATCTATGTCGATGTGAACCAGGGATGGAGTGATAAGCACGAAGCGTTGGAGATGGTGCACTGGTTGGCCGAGCAGGGGACGGAGTTTGTGGAGCAACCGCTTGCCAAGACCGCCGTCGATGATTTGGCTTGGCTGACATCCAAAAGCCCGCTTCCCATCATTGCCGACGAGGCGTTTCAGCGTCTGGGGGATGTGGCCGACTTTCAAGGCGTGTATTCCGGAATCAATATCAAGCTGATGAAGAGCACGGGCTTGCGCGAGGCTCAAAAGATGATCACCGTGGCCCGAGCATTGGACATGAGGGTGATGATGGGATGCATGACAGAAACGTCTTGTGCAGTATCGGCGGCCGCACAACTATCGCCGCTCGTGGACTGGGCCGATCTCGATGGGAACCTGCTAATCACCAACGATCTCTACGAGGGAGTGAAGGTGATCGACGGCAAGTTAACCCTCAGCGACTTGCCCGGCATCGGGATCCGAAGGCGGAACGCCTGATGGCTTGTTCCCCCCGCCGCATCACCGTCGACAGCACGCAATCCCATGCGGCAGTTCTTGAATTTGCGAATTCTTTACAACCCGAAGCGTCAGCGAGGGACCGAGTCAAGATTACGATTCCGCGCTGACGTGTCGGGTTGTGATAACTTGGCACAACACGACTCAGAAATGATTCATAACGTTTCCCAAAACCGCGAATAGATCGAACGACACCTGGCTACCTGTTTAACCATCATCTCGCACTGACGATGATCGGTGGGGATTGTGTTTGGCAGTACGGAGAGACGGCCACCCAAACGGTCGCGCCGGTGACACGTCGAGGGTGGGGAACTAAAGCTGACATCCGTTGACGTCTCCTTCGGTGGGGCTCCTCACGATTGTGATTTCGGTCAAGGGAAGACAGAAAAATTGGTGCGACAGAAAGATTGTTTTACCGTGTTGGTGCTTCTTCATTTTTCTGTCGCGGTAATATTCCTATCGATACAGATGCGTGAGCGAGTACTGACACAAATCAGCGGAACTAAGCTGGTAGGCTGGGATATTTGGTTGGCGTCCCATTTGTCGCTTCGACCAACGCTGCGAAGCATTTGTCACAACCCGAACGCGTCAGCGAGGGAATCTTAAACTTCACTCGGTCTCTCGTTGACGCGTTTTGAAGTTGCTGTTTTTGTGCCGGAGGCACATTGTGCAATAGCCTTGGACTTGAGTCCAAGGTTATCGGTTCTGAAATTGGGACCCCGTC from Novipirellula caenicola harbors:
- a CDS encoding metallophosphoesterase, with protein sequence MFNRRQFLGTVPVSAVAISSVHLDAQADGAELPTGHTSASELIASPPVVQNPRSNGFGVSVAVNQLATAWVEYGFSKDDLPFTAVASQYGLIHADDRVLHVRVHHPEALPTDRPIFYRVKVQPLRYANAYVLERGEPQSTATYPLQLTSASAPRVRIVSINDTHENLETIHALHREIDKLDPDLLIWNGDSCNDFDASDSPEQILLNPAQDPQRSWASTRPILFSNGNHDVRGQRAREVIDSFAAAPESSELPYNQALRFGPLALITLDTGEDKPDHHPVFAGTAAYEPYREKQATWLAQTLKRPEIADARYKVVACHIPLRGTDGQNDGTTLDGYASYSGFGAKLWLPMLKQANCQAIVSGHMHRDRLDAASKEMPILQFVGGGPKPDQATLTIIDASDDGNQKSLMIRIVDLDGKVLHEHQWS
- a CDS encoding glucose 1-dehydrogenase; this translates as MTRWPGISQFKLDNQVAIVTGGSKGLGEAMAAGLASAGANLLLVSRNDKEAQDAAAAIAAEYPIKAIGLAADVSDEDQVKALTQRCVDEFGRIDILVNNAAINIRGSIEELTLEEFREVQSINVDAMWLCCKHVSAVMKQVQYGRIINMASTLGVVGLANRTPYATSKGAVVQMTRALGLEFAKDKITVNAICPGPFLTPMNVPIAETEEAKQFIVGATALQRWGELSEIQGAALFLASPASSYVTGSLLTVDGGWTAR
- a CDS encoding peroxidase family protein, producing MENFFGRWAEPRHAANRKASTAKKKGHKRKNTRRCLKTESLEARQLLAANLFNNDVMVEDLHQEEVAPAVESLANANHMHRRSDSGGLHKHDRHEIPESYDDVDVPSDERDDAPSDLPTDTSLEGLPTEYRSIDGSGNNLENPELGTAGTQLTRIADSDYADGISEPAGEDRPSAREISNVLATDESLINDRDLSAFVYAWGQFIDHDISRTPTGEESFDIEVPTGDEYFDPFATGTQTISLTRSAYDPETGTDSAREQINAITTWIDGSVIYGSDDATAMALSTLSGGHLKTSEGDLLPYNNDETFPDGTLPMDNDAGIVPDDELFAAGDVRANENIELTALQTLFVREHNRLADEIAATDPTLTDEEIYQQARAIVVAELQAITYNEWLPAVLGEDALSEYDGYDSSVDPTIANEFSTAAFRFGHSLLGDDVEFLDNEGNAIAEEIPLSQAFSNPEAVSENGIDSIIKYLTADPSSELDIQVVDSVRNFLFGPPGSGGFDLVSLNIQRGRDHGLSDYNSTRVAYGLDPVESFADITSDPDLQAKLEQLYGTVDDIDLWVGGLAEDHVDGASVGETFQTIITDQFERLRDADRFWYENTFSGSALAEIESTTLSDIIERNTELTDLQEDVFLFSASISGTVTTEETVQQNNRDGRTKSKGNDKSKEGGTTEGVSGQVIQLGSEGEIVAETTTDSEGNYRFDVQDGLRTGEYEIYLVSQTDDIVSTIAVEEVAITTGDVHLENIDFSLSDDDGDTGSDHRDKSQRSGSGSDSGQRSDSGQRRGSASDNEQSGRGDQSLQQPLRPDLVDPFFSGRDISFRNPQR
- a CDS encoding NlpC/P60 family protein, giving the protein MIVLLPLLFACAFASPATPTLSELNELLDSLRATHAPDSRIELWDVQVHASQRGLRVQGNLLSQETFDAVSQSLQRQYPEVVNQLVLLPEKETGSIVNALVNNSVIHLRREPSSTKELVTQALLGTPVRILKSERGKSLIQVPDGYIGWVNNAEVQRVNQQELTAYRDSEKVIYTVQSGRSYSAPNVESLPVSDLVMGNIVRKVSEQAGFTQVLYPDGRRGWVESRELISAEAIFHQTTVQDSLVRTALKFHGIPYLWGGTSSKNIDCSGLICNVYFMNGMLLPRDANMQAMVGRELTTDFVSDALEPGDLLFFGRKASAAAKEKVTHVAMYIGGGEYIHSAGYRERVSINSMDSTQPNFIESYPAIFVKAVRIVGEPFEGFQSTAENAFYNEIIRSRE
- a CDS encoding dipeptide epimerase, which encodes MKSGRRAFLSGMGVTSLATVLPQTKCTAQENPASLAAAPASIGNGKMKLSFRPYELQLEHTFTVAGNSRKTTPVVLAEIQYEGLTGYGEASMPPYLGESQQSVMQFLSKVKLEQFKDPFLLDDILAYVDSLEAGNRAAKACVDIALHDLLGKLVGKPLHKLWGINPANTPMTSFTIGIDTPEMVKMKTKEAARFKVLKVKLGGGNDREMIEAVRSVTDVPIYVDVNQGWSDKHEALEMVHWLAEQGTEFVEQPLAKTAVDDLAWLTSKSPLPIIADEAFQRLGDVADFQGVYSGINIKLMKSTGLREAQKMITVARALDMRVMMGCMTETSCAVSAAAQLSPLVDWADLDGNLLITNDLYEGVKVIDGKLTLSDLPGIGIRRRNA